One Burkholderia pyrrocinia DNA segment encodes these proteins:
- a CDS encoding phosphatidylinositol-specific phospholipase C: MILSSHETCMPLADWMSALDDGQPLHTLTVPGSHDTCAYTVDDALVRTQHAPLDAQLMHGVRLLDIRCRHVRDAFDIHHGGIALGMTFDDVLATCTRFLDAHPRECIVMSVKEEWPAHACTRGFDATFDAHRARHPRLRWHSGGAIPALGEVRGSVVLLRRFRSSSPLGVDLSAWPDNQTFTIDHPDSAFVIQDEYRVPVVASIEHKWQAIDTLLTHMPPADSRRWAINFCSGTGMGANPSVVARGEGRTKGIQVRLAERLRTQRGPCGIVLLDFCDDDDWALVRELVARNG, translated from the coding sequence ATGATCCTATCGAGCCACGAAACATGCATGCCGCTCGCCGACTGGATGTCGGCGCTCGACGACGGGCAACCGCTGCATACGCTGACCGTACCGGGCAGTCATGACACCTGTGCGTATACCGTCGACGATGCGCTCGTTCGTACGCAGCATGCGCCGCTCGATGCGCAACTGATGCACGGCGTGCGGCTGCTCGACATCCGCTGCCGGCACGTGCGCGATGCGTTCGACATCCATCACGGCGGCATCGCGCTCGGCATGACGTTCGACGACGTGCTGGCAACCTGCACGCGCTTTCTCGATGCGCATCCGCGCGAATGCATCGTGATGTCGGTGAAGGAGGAGTGGCCGGCGCACGCGTGCACGCGCGGTTTCGATGCGACGTTCGACGCGCATCGCGCGCGGCATCCGCGGCTGCGCTGGCATTCGGGCGGCGCCATTCCCGCGCTGGGCGAGGTACGCGGTTCGGTGGTGCTGCTGCGGCGTTTCCGGAGCAGCAGTCCGCTCGGCGTCGACCTGAGCGCGTGGCCGGACAACCAGACGTTCACGATCGATCATCCCGATTCGGCGTTCGTGATCCAGGACGAATACCGGGTGCCGGTCGTGGCGTCGATCGAACACAAATGGCAGGCGATCGATACGCTGCTCACGCACATGCCGCCTGCCGACAGCAGGCGCTGGGCGATCAATTTCTGCAGCGGTACGGGGATGGGGGCCAATCCTTCAGTGGTTGCACGCGGTGAAGGCCGGACAAAAGGGATTCAGGTGCGGCTCGCAGAACGGCTGCGTACGCAGCGCGGGCCATGCGGGATCGTGCTGCTCGACTTCTGCGATGACGATGATTGGGCGCTCGTGCGCGAGCTGGTTGCGCGGAACGGGTAG
- a CDS encoding alpha/beta fold hydrolase, translated as MTGLAPAAPFPPLEALSLVCGAHVHTALAAGPRSGECVLLLHGWPEFADCWREILAALGAAGYRAVAVDQRGYAEQARPADVASYAAGHLQADALAFADQLGAERFHLVAHDWGGLVAWGLASTHPHRVRSLSVLATPHPLALQAALRDEDQYRRLDYVRVFRQPCGVAEQRLLADGAAALRAAYAGRVPPLLVDENVRRLSEPGALAATLNWYRALPDDLSFPAARIAVPTLYAWGSGDRALGREAALLTGGFVDGPYRFEILEGASHWLPEEAPDRIVPLLLDQLAAARAA; from the coding sequence ATGACCGGACTTGCACCTGCTGCACCGTTTCCGCCGCTGGAGGCGCTGTCGCTCGTTTGTGGAGCCCATGTCCACACGGCACTGGCTGCGGGTCCGCGGAGCGGGGAGTGCGTCCTGCTGCTTCATGGGTGGCCGGAATTCGCCGATTGCTGGCGCGAGATTCTGGCCGCGCTCGGCGCGGCGGGATACCGGGCGGTCGCCGTGGATCAGCGCGGGTATGCCGAGCAGGCCCGACCCGCGGACGTTGCGTCCTACGCAGCCGGGCATCTGCAGGCGGATGCGCTGGCCTTCGCCGATCAGTTGGGTGCGGAGCGCTTCCATCTGGTTGCGCATGACTGGGGCGGACTGGTTGCGTGGGGGCTTGCGTCGACGCACCCGCATCGCGTGCGTTCGCTGTCCGTGCTGGCGACGCCCCATCCGCTGGCGCTGCAGGCGGCGCTCCGTGATGAAGATCAATACCGGCGTCTGGATTATGTCCGCGTTTTTCGCCAGCCATGCGGTGTCGCGGAGCAGCGCCTGCTGGCGGACGGAGCAGCGGCGCTGCGGGCGGCCTATGCGGGGCGCGTTCCGCCTTTGCTCGTGGACGAAAACGTGCGGCGCCTCAGCGAACCGGGCGCGCTTGCCGCGACGCTGAACTGGTATCGCGCGCTCCCTGACGACCTGTCCTTTCCCGCGGCGCGCATTGCGGTCCCGACGCTGTATGCCTGGGGATCCGGGGACCGTGCCCTGGGCCGCGAAGCTGCACTGCTCACGGGCGGTTTCGTCGACGGGCCCTACCGTTTCGAAATACTCGAAGGGGCCAGCCACTGGCTCCCGGAAGAAGCGCCGGACCGGATCGTCCCGTTGTTGCTCGATCAGCTCGCCGCTGCACGCGCGGCGTGA
- a CDS encoding porin codes for MTKKYFAVRAIRYATVGGACILAFFPAAHAQGNVTLYGVTDASILYTSKTLNLATGANTGHQFSLESAGQNASRFGLHGTENLGGGLAAIFGLESGIDIANGGFANSNGEFFGRQAWVGVTGGFGTLTAGLQFSPFLMSVFATDSRDLKQFGSGLITYVDNVIVTGLFNPNSVMYASPEIAGFQGRVMVAFGGSPGNFKAGQQYSAGLSYHYKGLLFSAAMYSGNAGGSAATLPYPSAVAFAGRNIGASYRFDRLTVKASYTLYKVAGAFDNRVISGGFAFSLTPALSVDGGVWYTRDGNDSNNHSILGSLGVDYLLSKRTTLYTQVAYVDNHGRMNTGLAINGAPFGVAGAQFAADVGIRHAF; via the coding sequence ATGACAAAGAAATATTTCGCCGTTCGAGCCATTCGATACGCCACCGTCGGCGGCGCCTGCATACTGGCTTTCTTTCCCGCCGCCCATGCGCAGGGCAACGTCACCCTCTACGGCGTCACCGACGCGTCGATCCTCTATACGAGCAAGACGCTCAACCTCGCCACCGGCGCCAACACAGGACACCAGTTCTCGCTCGAATCCGCCGGCCAGAATGCGTCCCGCTTCGGCCTGCACGGCACCGAGAATCTCGGCGGCGGCCTCGCCGCCATCTTCGGCCTCGAAAGCGGCATCGACATCGCCAATGGCGGATTCGCGAACTCCAACGGCGAGTTCTTCGGACGGCAGGCCTGGGTCGGCGTCACCGGCGGCTTCGGCACCCTCACCGCCGGCCTGCAATTCTCGCCGTTCCTGATGTCTGTCTTCGCGACCGATTCCCGCGACCTCAAGCAGTTCGGCAGCGGGCTCATCACCTATGTCGACAACGTGATCGTCACGGGCCTTTTCAACCCCAATTCCGTGATGTACGCGTCGCCCGAGATCGCCGGCTTCCAGGGGCGCGTGATGGTTGCGTTCGGAGGATCGCCCGGCAACTTCAAGGCCGGGCAACAATACTCGGCCGGGCTCTCGTACCACTACAAGGGGTTGCTGTTCAGCGCAGCGATGTACAGCGGCAACGCCGGCGGCTCCGCGGCCACCCTCCCGTACCCCAGCGCCGTCGCGTTTGCCGGCCGCAACATCGGCGCCAGCTATCGTTTCGACCGCCTGACCGTCAAAGCCTCCTACACGCTCTACAAGGTCGCCGGCGCCTTCGACAACCGCGTGATCTCCGGCGGTTTCGCCTTCTCGCTCACCCCCGCCCTCTCCGTCGACGGCGGCGTCTGGTACACCCGCGACGGCAACGATTCGAACAACCATTCGATCCTCGGCTCGCTTGGCGTCGACTACCTGCTGTCCAAGCGCACCACGCTCTATACGCAGGTCGCCTACGTCGACAACCACGGGCGCATGAACACCGGCCTTGCGATCAACGGCGCCCCTTTCGGCGTCGCCGGCGCGCAGTTCGCTGCCGACGTCGGTATCCGCCACGCGTTCTGA
- a CDS encoding 2,4'-dihydroxyacetophenone dioxygenase family protein, whose product MNDRAMQVLNDVSAIDTVHIGGKSTPWLPFAPINDKIHLKYFRINPVTGEVVLLMKAAKGEGAHIHRHTGTVMVYTLSGRWKYDQHDWIAEAGDFVFEPSESSHSFTNLSDDDNGMALVVSTGELHFLDEDGNVTHVETWRTALNRYREYCRRNQVPEIDLIGCNGSR is encoded by the coding sequence ATGAACGATCGAGCCATGCAAGTCCTCAACGATGTTTCTGCGATCGACACGGTCCACATCGGCGGCAAGTCCACGCCGTGGCTTCCCTTCGCGCCCATCAATGACAAGATCCACCTCAAGTACTTCAGGATCAACCCCGTCACGGGCGAAGTGGTCCTGCTGATGAAGGCGGCCAAAGGCGAGGGTGCGCATATCCACCGCCACACCGGCACGGTGATGGTCTACACCCTCAGCGGCCGCTGGAAGTACGATCAGCACGACTGGATCGCAGAAGCGGGCGATTTCGTTTTTGAGCCGTCGGAGTCGTCGCACTCTTTCACGAATCTTTCCGATGACGACAATGGCATGGCGCTCGTCGTGTCGACAGGGGAACTCCACTTCCTCGACGAAGACGGTAACGTCACGCACGTCGAGACGTGGCGGACGGCATTGAACCGCTATCGGGAATACTGCCGTCGCAATCAGGTGCCCGAGATCGACCTGATTGGCTGCAACGGCAGCCGTTAA
- a CDS encoding sugar kinase gives MSADARKVVLVTRRTRLDELIARHHTLAQAKFYIEHLGADFSDYVAEHAAYASSMALAVRALEGWGRYQIVDRSYLPNFIFAADDIVVSLGQDGLVANTMKYLDGQPLIGVNPEPGRWDGLLLPFEPSALGAVLADVARGRRPTKAVTMAEARLADGQVLRAVNDLFIGPRTHASALYEIELGERRESQSSSGIIVSTGLGSTAWLKSVVTGSLGVAHAMQESAGDFEYRPQPWDSPRLTFAVREPFPSRASKAGLVFGYVDAIEPLRLRSRMPENGVIFSDGMEADYLRFTAGMEATVTVAATQGCLVV, from the coding sequence ATGAGCGCCGACGCTCGCAAGGTCGTGCTGGTGACGCGCCGCACGCGGCTCGACGAACTGATCGCGCGGCATCACACGCTCGCGCAGGCGAAGTTCTACATCGAGCACCTCGGCGCGGATTTCTCCGACTACGTCGCCGAGCATGCCGCGTACGCAAGCAGCATGGCGCTTGCCGTGCGCGCGCTCGAAGGCTGGGGGCGCTACCAGATCGTCGATCGCAGCTATCTGCCGAACTTCATCTTCGCGGCCGACGATATTGTCGTGTCGCTCGGGCAGGACGGTCTGGTCGCGAACACGATGAAGTACCTGGACGGACAGCCGTTGATCGGCGTGAATCCGGAACCGGGGCGGTGGGACGGTCTCCTGCTGCCGTTCGAGCCGTCGGCGCTCGGGGCGGTGCTCGCGGATGTCGCGCGGGGCCGCCGACCGACGAAGGCGGTCACGATGGCGGAAGCGCGGCTGGCGGACGGGCAGGTGCTGCGCGCCGTCAACGACCTGTTCATCGGCCCGCGCACGCATGCGTCGGCGCTTTACGAGATCGAGCTGGGCGAGCGGCGCGAGTCGCAATCGTCGTCCGGCATCATCGTGTCGACTGGGCTCGGTTCGACCGCATGGCTGAAGAGCGTCGTGACAGGGTCGCTCGGCGTCGCGCACGCGATGCAGGAATCAGCCGGCGATTTCGAGTACCGGCCGCAACCGTGGGACAGTCCACGGCTGACCTTCGCGGTGCGCGAACCGTTTCCGAGCCGCGCGTCGAAGGCCGGGCTGGTATTCGGCTACGTGGACGCAATAGAGCCGCTGCGGTTGCGTTCTCGGATGCCGGAAAACGGCGTGATTTTTTCCGACGGGATGGAGGCCGACTATTTGCGGTTTACGGCGGGAATGGAGGCAACGGTGACCGTCGCGGCGACGCAAGGGTGTCTGGTCGTGTAG
- a CDS encoding AraC family transcriptional regulator, with protein sequence MQDFMPSVVLTGAAALLDALGANPERVAAGADLPELALRSADVPVRGRQVLRFLTLAADVTQCRTFGLRLAEYQGLAVLGPILVMMNGARTIGEAMETLADFYVLHTSMSSVRAVRDGPEMVLTYDLENASGPGEIQAIELGLANGMQYLRSVCGTGWRPAVVQFRHAAPADISLHRRMFGPSLSFDQDRNAIVLDRDTVMRPVAQLRRDAHRILDAHLRRERAQVEALWVVRTQTMIRALLPFSDSSLNAIARALATSPRSLQRRLFEAGTTFDELRERVREDLAVKYVQQSSLRLSEISEMLGYSQQSAFSRAFKRLRGVTPRQFRAARHEAEPGRTAR encoded by the coding sequence ATGCAAGACTTCATGCCCAGTGTGGTGCTGACCGGCGCCGCTGCCCTGCTCGACGCACTCGGAGCCAACCCGGAGCGGGTCGCGGCCGGGGCCGACCTGCCGGAGCTGGCGCTCCGTTCCGCCGATGTGCCGGTCCGGGGCCGGCAAGTGCTCCGGTTCCTGACGCTCGCCGCCGACGTCACGCAATGCCGGACATTCGGGCTGAGGCTCGCCGAATATCAGGGCCTGGCCGTACTGGGGCCGATCCTCGTCATGATGAACGGCGCACGCACGATCGGCGAGGCCATGGAAACGCTTGCCGACTTCTACGTGCTGCATACGTCGATGTCTTCCGTGCGGGCCGTGCGGGACGGACCGGAGATGGTCCTGACCTACGATCTGGAGAATGCGTCGGGCCCCGGGGAAATTCAGGCGATCGAGCTCGGTCTCGCGAACGGGATGCAATATTTGCGTTCCGTCTGCGGCACCGGCTGGCGCCCGGCCGTCGTGCAATTCCGCCATGCCGCGCCCGCGGACATCTCGCTGCACCGGCGCATGTTCGGACCATCGCTGAGCTTCGATCAGGACAGGAACGCGATCGTCCTGGACCGCGACACGGTGATGCGTCCGGTGGCGCAGCTTCGCCGCGACGCGCATCGCATTCTCGACGCGCATTTGCGCAGAGAAAGAGCCCAGGTAGAGGCCCTTTGGGTCGTGCGCACGCAGACGATGATTCGCGCGCTACTCCCGTTCTCGGACAGCTCGTTGAACGCGATCGCACGCGCGCTCGCCACTTCCCCGCGGTCGTTGCAACGTCGGCTGTTCGAGGCCGGCACGACATTCGACGAATTGCGGGAACGCGTGCGCGAGGATCTCGCCGTCAAGTACGTGCAGCAATCCAGCCTGCGCCTGTCGGAAATCTCCGAGATGCTCGGCTATTCGCAGCAAAGCGCGTTCAGCCGTGCGTTCAAACGACTGCGGGGCGTCACGCCCCGGCAGTTTCGGGCAGCGCGTCACGAGGCGGAACCCGGTCGAACCGCGCGGTAG
- a CDS encoding LysE family translocator — translation MTLSALAVFAFALLVTAGTPGPSVAALVARVLTNGVRDVLPFLAAMWLGEALWLTLAVAGLSAFARTFETGLIVLKLLGVAYLLFLAWKMWTAPTGTGADDLPRGQSPSRMFVAGLLVTLGNPKIMVFYLALLPTIVDLTHVGVLAWAELVGTMLAVLILADCFWSLLASRARAFLTSARAKRIANRTSAAAMAGAAVAIATR, via the coding sequence ATGACGTTGTCCGCACTCGCCGTCTTCGCCTTCGCCCTGCTCGTCACCGCCGGCACGCCCGGCCCGAGCGTCGCCGCGCTCGTCGCGCGCGTGCTGACGAACGGCGTGCGAGACGTGCTGCCGTTCCTCGCGGCGATGTGGCTCGGCGAAGCGCTGTGGCTCACGCTCGCGGTCGCGGGGCTGTCCGCGTTCGCGCGCACGTTCGAGACGGGCCTGATCGTGCTGAAGCTGCTCGGCGTCGCGTACCTGCTGTTCCTCGCATGGAAGATGTGGACCGCGCCGACCGGGACGGGCGCGGACGACCTGCCGCGCGGCCAGTCGCCATCGCGCATGTTCGTCGCGGGCCTGCTGGTCACGCTCGGCAATCCGAAGATCATGGTGTTCTATCTCGCGCTGCTGCCGACCATCGTCGACCTCACGCACGTGGGCGTTCTCGCGTGGGCCGAACTGGTCGGCACGATGCTCGCGGTGCTGATCCTCGCCGACTGCTTCTGGTCGCTGCTCGCGTCGCGCGCACGAGCCTTCCTGACGTCGGCGCGCGCGAAGCGGATCGCGAACCGCACGAGCGCGGCCGCGATGGCCGGCGCGGCGGTGGCGATCGCGACGCGCTGA
- a CDS encoding SPFH domain-containing protein, with product MFGIRFIKSQPTVHLMQFRAGKVVREGAGLSFFYYAPATTLVSVPVASQDRPFILELVTADFQSVTVQGQVTYRISDPQRTAAMMDFSLGKDGKSYVSEDPKRLGDRVAMQVEVIVQQAVQALGLKEALRASAAIAHTVQTGLASQPEIEALGLEILGASVMAVKPTPDIARALEAEARESNLKAADDAIYLRRMSAVENERAIRQNELDTDIAVEQKKRQIRETQMDARATLMRRENVLRDEQMAADIALEDKRKAFVAGQAHNSRTLAEAEAHRVGAVMQALEKADPRIVNVLAAAGMQPGQLIAQAFGGIAERAERIGQLNVSPELLQGLMGAGARATS from the coding sequence ATGTTCGGGATTCGATTCATCAAGTCGCAGCCGACCGTTCACCTGATGCAGTTCCGTGCGGGCAAGGTGGTGCGAGAGGGCGCGGGGCTGTCGTTCTTCTACTACGCGCCGGCGACGACGCTGGTGTCCGTGCCGGTGGCGAGCCAGGACCGGCCGTTCATCCTCGAGCTCGTCACGGCGGATTTCCAGAGCGTCACGGTGCAGGGGCAGGTGACCTATCGCATCAGCGACCCGCAACGCACGGCGGCGATGATGGATTTCTCGCTCGGAAAGGACGGCAAGTCGTATGTATCGGAAGATCCGAAGCGGCTCGGGGATCGCGTCGCGATGCAGGTCGAGGTGATCGTGCAGCAGGCCGTGCAGGCGCTGGGTCTGAAGGAAGCGCTGCGCGCGTCGGCGGCCATCGCGCACACGGTGCAGACGGGTCTCGCGAGCCAGCCGGAAATCGAGGCGCTGGGCCTGGAAATACTGGGCGCCTCCGTGATGGCGGTGAAGCCCACGCCGGACATTGCCCGCGCGCTCGAAGCCGAAGCGCGCGAATCCAACCTGAAGGCAGCCGACGACGCGATCTATCTGCGGCGCATGTCGGCCGTCGAGAACGAGCGCGCGATCCGGCAGAACGAACTGGACACCGACATCGCGGTCGAGCAGAAGAAGCGGCAGATCCGCGAGACGCAGATGGACGCGAGGGCCACGCTGATGCGCCGGGAAAACGTGCTGCGCGACGAGCAGATGGCGGCCGACATCGCGCTCGAGGACAAGCGCAAGGCGTTCGTCGCGGGGCAGGCGCACAACAGCCGGACGCTGGCGGAGGCCGAAGCGCACCGGGTGGGGGCCGTCATGCAGGCGCTGGAGAAGGCCGATCCGCGCATCGTCAACGTGCTCGCGGCGGCCGGGATGCAGCCGGGCCAGCTGATCGCGCAGGCATTCGGCGGCATCGCAGAGCGGGCGGAGCGCATCGGGCAGCTCAATGTGTCGCCCGAACTGCTGCAGGGCCTGATGGGCGCCGGCGCGCGGGCAACGTCATGA
- a CDS encoding NUDIX hydrolase, protein MTQKKSPSGRRAGQGLAFPLPYTTVDVVIFTVLDNTLQVLLVQRPGEAGEPFPGRWALPGGFVDVAVDATLEDCARRKLFEKTGVKSPYLEQLGSWGSATRDPRGWSATHVWFALIPAQDVTLAKGANAAEVAWFAVDTVTQTHALAFDHDDIFQTAVERLRSKVEYTSLPAFLLPEPFTLPQLQRMYEVVLGRPVDKSGFRTRMLAAGFLKEDGHVAGESNRPALGYRLADRGTVVVFPRTFSPRGGD, encoded by the coding sequence ATGACACAGAAGAAATCCCCGTCCGGACGACGCGCCGGGCAAGGACTCGCTTTTCCGCTGCCCTACACGACCGTCGATGTCGTGATCTTCACGGTGCTCGACAACACGCTGCAGGTCCTGCTCGTGCAGCGGCCGGGCGAAGCCGGCGAGCCATTTCCCGGGCGCTGGGCATTGCCGGGCGGCTTCGTCGATGTGGCCGTCGACGCGACGCTCGAGGATTGCGCGCGCCGCAAGCTGTTCGAGAAAACCGGTGTGAAGAGTCCGTATCTGGAGCAGCTCGGCAGCTGGGGCAGCGCAACGCGCGACCCGCGCGGCTGGTCAGCCACGCACGTATGGTTCGCGCTGATCCCTGCCCAGGACGTGACGCTCGCGAAGGGGGCCAATGCCGCCGAAGTCGCATGGTTCGCCGTCGATACGGTGACGCAGACGCACGCACTCGCGTTCGATCACGACGACATTTTCCAGACGGCAGTCGAACGGCTGCGCAGCAAGGTCGAGTACACGTCCCTGCCGGCTTTCCTGCTGCCGGAGCCGTTCACGCTGCCGCAGTTGCAGCGCATGTACGAGGTCGTGCTCGGCCGGCCGGTGGATAAAAGCGGGTTCCGCACACGGATGCTCGCGGCGGGGTTCCTGAAGGAAGACGGTCACGTCGCCGGGGAATCGAACCGGCCGGCACTCGGGTATCGCCTCGCGGACCGCGGTACGGTCGTGGTGTTTCCGCGAACGTTCAGTCCGCGTGGTGGCGACTGA
- a CDS encoding 3-hydroxyacyl-CoA dehydrogenase — translation MVAGTGVLGAQIAFQCAFSGVDVTAYDADVACLERANARFDALRCAYAADLGASREQIDAALARIDGHTDLGSAVADADLVIEAIPEDLAIKQSFYRALSGVAPAGAIFASNSSTLVPSQFATFTDRPARVLSLHFAHEVWKHNIAEIMGHPGTDPAVFERVVQFAHRIGMVPLPLRKEQPGYLLNTMLVPTLIAALGLLVNEVADVPTIDKAWMIAKGDRIGPFGILDGIGMTTVYNVTRALAERSGDSSHRRIAEYVKTHFIDTGHLGEAVGHGFYRYPDPDFRNPAFVSA, via the coding sequence ATGGTGGCGGGCACCGGCGTGCTGGGCGCGCAGATTGCCTTTCAGTGCGCGTTTTCCGGTGTCGATGTGACGGCCTATGACGCAGACGTCGCTTGCCTCGAACGTGCCAACGCGCGGTTCGATGCGCTCCGGTGCGCGTACGCGGCGGACCTCGGCGCGTCTCGCGAGCAGATCGACGCTGCGCTGGCACGCATCGACGGGCATACCGACCTCGGTTCCGCCGTCGCCGACGCGGATCTCGTGATCGAAGCCATTCCCGAGGATCTGGCGATCAAGCAATCGTTCTACCGCGCGCTGTCGGGCGTGGCGCCGGCCGGCGCCATCTTCGCGAGCAACTCGTCGACGCTGGTGCCGAGCCAGTTCGCCACCTTTACCGACCGCCCCGCGCGCGTGCTGAGCCTGCATTTCGCGCACGAAGTCTGGAAACACAATATCGCGGAAATCATGGGGCATCCGGGCACCGATCCCGCGGTATTCGAGCGCGTGGTTCAGTTCGCGCACCGCATCGGCATGGTGCCGCTGCCACTGCGCAAGGAGCAGCCGGGCTATCTGTTGAATACGATGCTCGTCCCGACGCTGATCGCCGCGCTGGGTCTGCTGGTCAACGAGGTGGCCGACGTGCCGACGATCGACAAGGCGTGGATGATTGCGAAGGGCGACCGCATCGGCCCGTTCGGCATTCTCGACGGCATCGGCATGACGACCGTCTACAACGTGACCCGTGCGCTCGCGGAACGGTCGGGCGATTCGTCGCACCGGCGCATCGCGGAGTACGTGAAGACGCATTTCATCGACACCGGCCATCTCGGCGAGGCGGTGGGGCACGGCTTCTATCGATATCCGGATCCGGACTTCCGGAATCCGGCGTTCGTTTCCGCGTGA
- a CDS encoding potassium transporter Kup has product MGHSASAASEADRLGMPGPHKPALPALALAALGVVYGDIGTSPLYTLSTVFDPVNGLALNAFNIVGIVSLIFWSLMVVVSIKYVVLILRANNHGEGGIMALLALAASSVATRPRLRRTLLVVGVMGAALFFGDSVITPAISVLSAVEGLEVVAPVLKTYVIPVTLAALVALFIMQKHGTSGIGAVFGPVMVAWFVVIGIAGLVNIADAPAILAALDPLRGLGFCLHHGWLAFVALGAVVLSLTGAEALYADMGHFGKRPIRVTWFGVVFPALALNYLGQGALLLANPGALQNPFYRLFPQWAILPMIVLATISTVVASQAVISGTYSMTKQAMQLGFLPRMNIVYTSGEEMGQIYVPGINWTLLAAVVAAVLGFGSSTALGSAYGIAVTGTMLITTFLTFFVVRYAWHYNWLLCVFATAFFFMIDAMFFSANLLKVVEGGWFPLAIGTVVFTIMATWGRGWEMLLAEARVRAGTTPLKPYLASLLARSPARVSGTAIFLTPTPEAVPHALVNNLIHNRVLHERVVFVTVITAEVPWVPDSERMRVQLLCPGCHQVTVTYGFKDEVDLPKTLSERRAAGLAFEPAETSWFLSRASVVPTPGHGMALWRERLFAVMLHNVGNIAAFFKLPANRVIEVGARVEI; this is encoded by the coding sequence ATGGGACATTCTGCATCCGCCGCGTCGGAGGCCGACCGGCTCGGCATGCCCGGCCCTCACAAGCCAGCCCTCCCGGCGCTGGCGCTGGCCGCACTCGGCGTCGTCTACGGCGACATCGGCACGAGCCCGCTCTACACGCTGTCGACCGTGTTCGATCCGGTCAACGGGCTGGCGCTCAACGCATTCAATATCGTCGGGATCGTGTCGTTGATCTTCTGGTCACTGATGGTGGTCGTCTCGATCAAGTACGTGGTGCTGATCCTGCGCGCGAACAACCATGGCGAAGGCGGCATCATGGCGCTGCTTGCGCTCGCCGCGTCGTCGGTCGCGACGCGTCCGCGGCTGCGCCGCACGCTGCTCGTCGTCGGTGTGATGGGTGCCGCACTCTTTTTCGGCGACAGCGTGATCACGCCGGCAATCTCGGTACTGAGCGCCGTCGAGGGCCTCGAGGTCGTGGCGCCGGTGCTGAAAACCTATGTGATTCCGGTCACGTTGGCGGCGCTCGTCGCGCTCTTCATCATGCAGAAGCATGGCACGAGCGGGATTGGCGCCGTGTTCGGGCCGGTGATGGTGGCATGGTTCGTCGTGATCGGCATCGCGGGCCTCGTCAATATCGCCGACGCGCCGGCCATTCTGGCCGCGCTCGATCCGCTGCGCGGCCTCGGCTTCTGCCTGCATCACGGCTGGCTCGCGTTCGTCGCGCTCGGCGCCGTCGTGCTGTCGTTGACGGGGGCCGAGGCACTGTATGCGGACATGGGGCATTTCGGCAAACGACCGATTCGCGTCACATGGTTCGGCGTCGTGTTCCCCGCACTCGCGCTCAATTACCTCGGCCAGGGTGCGCTGCTGCTCGCCAATCCCGGCGCGCTGCAGAATCCGTTCTATCGGCTCTTTCCGCAATGGGCGATCCTGCCGATGATCGTGCTTGCGACGATCTCGACGGTCGTCGCATCGCAGGCCGTGATCTCCGGCACCTACTCGATGACGAAACAGGCGATGCAGCTCGGCTTCCTGCCGCGGATGAACATCGTCTACACGTCGGGCGAGGAAATGGGCCAGATCTACGTGCCCGGCATCAACTGGACACTGCTCGCCGCGGTGGTCGCGGCGGTGCTCGGCTTCGGCTCATCCACCGCGCTTGGCTCCGCATACGGCATCGCAGTCACCGGCACGATGCTGATCACGACGTTCCTCACGTTCTTCGTCGTCCGCTACGCATGGCATTACAACTGGTTGCTCTGCGTGTTCGCCACCGCGTTCTTCTTCATGATCGACGCGATGTTCTTCTCCGCGAACCTGCTGAAGGTCGTCGAGGGCGGCTGGTTCCCGCTCGCGATCGGCACGGTGGTGTTCACGATCATGGCGACCTGGGGCCGCGGTTGGGAAATGTTGCTTGCCGAAGCACGCGTGCGCGCCGGCACGACGCCACTCAAGCCCTACCTGGCGTCGCTGCTCGCGCGCTCGCCGGCTCGTGTAAGCGGCACCGCGATTTTCCTGACGCCGACCCCCGAGGCGGTACCGCATGCGCTGGTCAACAACCTGATCCATAACCGGGTGTTGCATGAACGCGTGGTGTTCGTGACGGTGATCACCGCAGAGGTGCCATGGGTGCCCGACAGCGAGCGCATGCGGGTACAGCTGCTCTGCCCCGGCTGTCATCAGGTAACGGTCACGTACGGATTCAAGGACGAAGTCGATCTGCCGAAGACGCTCAGCGAACGCAGGGCCGCCGGGCTCGCGTTCGAACCGGCGGAGACATCGTGGTTCCTGAGCCGCGCGTCGGTCGTGCCGACGCCAGGCCACGGAATGGCGCTATGGCGCGAACGCCTGTTCGCGGTGATGCTGCACAACGTCGGCAATATCGCCGCATTCTTCAAGTTGCCAGCCAACCGCGTGATCGAGGTTGGCGCACGGGTCGAGATCTAG